One part of the Sardina pilchardus chromosome 5, fSarPil1.1, whole genome shotgun sequence genome encodes these proteins:
- the stard13a gene encoding stAR-related lipid transfer protein 13 isoform X3, translating into MPAEIEAKEACDWLRAAGFPQYAQLYEDSQFPIDISAVKKDHDFLDKDLVEPLCRRLNTLNKCASMKLDVNLPKKRSEDSDEDDLLAISNRWTFEPSSRRWSRLHDIDLLLGSDPQRRSLSDGGEDGGSGSGVDGGVDGGGMGSGLRPTVSSESVLTDLSEPEVCSLHSEDSASALTTPCSDSLSLAPSPGAYSAHASLAHSPGDYPHYHSLPAKVGGGGGGGGGSRHGRTRAKDFLRRMETLRSWGSSLGRPERRSLVISGPVLQREPDALRTLRCVRIGDGDGDGAELPLPPLYSTMPRLRHRSTPLNDRSPADRDGTADRSETTTAGGADENAPGASEDGVAAEPPPKQTDPLSKRGGVYLEGMDVLSTSELGPDRADPTKDLNSTSTSPNTSTITEINTDSKTNTRATTTSIPTTSTSTPKRAAVRRNQFRSYDDLVVHVPKDHKPGTFPKALSIESLAPSSNDNINWRASGDSQTRGGRGGGGGRLSGRCCPHGSRISVYDNVPGSHLYASTGDLMDLEKEDLFPHLDDILQHVNGLQQIVDHWSRNVLPPDGEGESHLHEEEDEDGDEEDGGGMKGVGSASQITLDFEGLATPSDGERDGVSLNDTDSTSTRERRDSGVGASLTRPRLRWPSFRISNRLSQSGVSLQLNSQSAGQLSLLQKFSLLRLTAIMEKYSMSNKHGWTWSVPKFMKRMKGPEYKDKVVFGVPLIVHVQRHGQPLPLCIQLALRYLRSQCLDQIGLFRKSGVKSRILALRQTCEMSPDAVDYEDQSAYDVADMVKQFFRDLPEPLLTSKMGETFLHIYQYVPAEQRLQAVQAAIMLMSDESREVLQTLLCFLTDVTSSVEENQMTPMNLAVCLAPSLFHLNIMKNDNLSPRSIQKKYATGRPDQKDLNENLAATQGLAHMIMQCNSLFEIPQEMVTQSRNSYMEAELLAPPLDELCKLQHHQHQQQQQQQQQQQLQEEEEEEEEEEEDMEEEASYLSQVERLTQSLLKETREKTKGWVSRPSLDNTELAFRKVEDGTPLRRWRVSVEVEAPPSAVLNRILRERHLWDSDMLQGKILETLDKQTEVYQYALNSMAPHPSRDFVVLRSWRTDLQKGVCTLVAISVDHEDSPPMGGVRGVVLESQYLLEPCGSGKSRLTHICRIDLKGRSPEWYNKAFGHLCSAEVARIRNSFQSLESEGPETKI; encoded by the exons ACTCCCAGTTTCCCATCGACATATCGGCTGTCAAAAAGGACCACGACTTCCTGGACAAAGACCTTGTGGAGCCCCTGTGCCG GCGGCTCAACACGCTGAACAAGTGTGCCTCCATGAAACTGGATGTCAACCTTCCCAAGAAGAGA AGCGAAGACTCCGATGAGGACGACCTGCTGGCGATCAGCAACCGATGGACGTTTGAGCCGAGCAGCCGCCGCTGGTCCCGCCTGCATGACATCGACCTCCTCCTGGGCAGCGACCCTCAGCGGCGGAGCCTGTCGGACGGAGGCGAGgacggcggcagcggcagcggagTGGACGGCGGGGTGGACGGCGGCGGCATGGGCTCGGGCCTGCGGCCCACGGTGAGCAGCGAGAGCGTGCTGACGGACCTGAGCGAGCCCGAGGTGTGCTCGCTGCACAGCGAGGACTCGGCCTCCGCGCTCACGACGCCGTGCTCGGACTCGCTCTCCCTGGCGCCGTCGCCGGGCGCCTACTCGGCCCACGCCTCCCTGGCGCACTCGCCGGGCGACTACCCGCACTACCACTCGCTGCCCGCCAaggtcggcggcggcggcggcggcggcggcggcagtcgTCACGGGCGCACGCGGGCCAAGGACTTCCTGCGGCGCATGGAGACGCTGCGCTCGTGGGGCAGCTCGCTGGGCCGGCCCGAGCGCCGCTCGCTGGTCATCAGCGGGCCGGTGCTGCAGCGCGAGCCGGACGCCCTGCGGACGCTGCGCTGCGTCCGGATCGGCGACGGAGACGGCGACGGTGCCGAGCTGCCCCTCCCGCCGCTCTACAGCACCATGCCTCGCCTCCGCCACAGGAGCACGCCGCTCAACGACCGCTCGCCCGCCGACCGGGACGGAACGGCcgaccgctccgagaccaccacCGCCGGCGGTGCGGACGAAAACGCGCCGGGCGCGTCCGAGGACGGCGTTGCGGCCGAGCCGCCGCCCAAACAGACGGACCCGCTCAGCAAGCGCGGCGGCGTCTACCTGGAGGGCATGGACGTGCTCTCGACGTCCGAGCTCGGACCGGACCGCGCCGACCCGACCAAGGACCTGAACAGCACCAGCACTAGCCCCAACACCAGCACTATCACTGAGATTAACACTGACTCTAAAACGAACACTcgcgccaccaccacctccatccccaccacctccacctccacccccaaacGAGCTGCCGTGCGGAGGAACCAGTTCCGCTCCTACGATGACCTGGTGGTGCACGTGCCCAAGGACCACAAGCCGGGCACCTTCCCCAAAGCACTGTCCATCGAGAGCCTGGCGCCCTCCAGCAACGACAACATCAACTGGAGGGCCAGTGGCGATAGCCAGAcgcggggaggaagaggaggtggtggagggcgGTTGTCTGGACGTTGCTGCCCGCACGGCAGCCGCATCAGCGTCTACGACAACGTGCCCGGCTCGCACCTGTACGCCAGCACGGGCGACCTGATGGACCTGGAGAAGGAGGACCTGTTCCCGCACCTGGACGACATCCTGCAGCACGTCAACGGCCTGCAGCAGATCGTGGACCACTGGTCCAGGAACGTGCTCCCGCCCGACGGAGAGGGCGAGAGTCACCtgcacgaggaggaggacgaggacgggGACGAAGAGGACGGGGGCGGGATGAAAGGGGTGGGGTCCGCCAGCCAGATCACGCTGGACTTCGAGGGGCTGGCCACGCCCAGCGACGGCGAACGGGACGGGGTGTCGCTGAACGACACCGACTCGACCAGCACGCGGGAGAGGAGGGACTCGGGAGTCGGAGCTTCGTTGACCAGACCGAG ACTAAGGTGGCCCAGCTTCAGGATATCCAACCGCCTCAGCCAATCAGGGGTCTCCCTacagctcaacagccaatcagctgGCCAGCTCAGCCTGTTACAGAAGTTCTCCTTGTTACGCCTCACTGCCATCATGGAGAAATACTCGATGTCTAACAAACATGGATGGACCTG GTCTGTGCCCAAGTTCATGAAGCGGATGAAGGGGCCGGAGTATAAGGACAAGGTGGTGTTCGGCGTGCCGCTCATCGTCCACGTGCAGCGCCACGGCCAGCCACTGCCCCTCTGCATCCAGCTGGCGCTGCGCTACCTCAGGAGCCAGTGTCTGGACCAG ATAGGCCTGTTCCGTAAGTCAGGGGTCAAGTCCCGCATCCTGGCCCTGCGGCAGACGTGCGAGATGTCGCCGGACGCCGTGGACTACGAGGACCAGTCGGCGTACGACGTGGCCGACATGGTCAAGCAGTTCTTCAGGGACCTGCCCGAGCCACTGCTCACCAGCAAGATGGGGGAGACCTTCCTGCACATTTACCAGT aTGTCCCTGCTGAGCAGCGTTTGCAGGCGGTGCAGGCGGCCATCATGCTCATGTCCGACGAGAGCCGCGAGGTGCTGCAGACGCTGCTCTGCTTCCTGACTGACGTCACTTCCTCTGTGGAGGAGAACCAGATGACCCCCATGAACCTGGCCGTGTGTCTGGCGCCCTCGCTATTCCACCTCAACATCATGAAGAACGACAACCTGTCGCCCAG GTCCATTCAGAAGAAGTACGCCACTGGGCGGCCAGACCAGAAGGACCTCAATGAGAACCTTGCCGCCACTCAAGGCCTGGCCCACATGATCATGCAGTGCAACAGTCTCTTTGAG ATCCCCCAGGAGATGGTGACCCAGTCGAGGAACTCGTATATGGAGGCTGAGCTTTTGGCGCCCCCTCTGGATGAGTTGTGCAAACTGCAgcaccatcagcatcagcagcagcaacagcagcagcagcagcagcagctccaggaggaggaggaggaggaagaggaggaagaggaggacatggaggaggaggcctcGTATCTCTCGCAGGTGGAGAGGCTGACCCAGAGCCTGCTGAAGGAGACGCGGGAGAAGACCAAGGGCTGGGTGAGCCGGCCCAGTCTGGACAACACAGAACTGGCCTTCAGGAAG GTGGAGGATGGGACTCCGTTGCGAAGGTGGCGTGTGTCCGTAGAGGTGGAGGCCCCTCCATCAGCCGTGCTGAACCGCATACTGCGAGAGCGCCACCTGTGGGACAGTGACATGCTGCAGGGGAAGATTCTGGAAACGCTGGACAAGCAGACAGAGGTGTACCAGTACGCACTCAACAGCATGGCTCCTCACCCCAGCAGGGACTTCGTGGTTCTCAG gTCATGGAGGACTGACTTGCAGAAGGGAGTGTGTACACTGGTGGCCATCTCTGTGGATCACGAGGACAGTCCACCCATGGGTGGGGTCCGCGGAGTGGTTCTGGAGTCACAGTACCTGCTAGAGCCATGTGGGTCGGGGAAGTCCAGACTTACCCACATCTGCAGGATTGACCTCAA AGGACGGTCTCCGGAATGGTACAATAAAGCCTTTGGTCATCTCTGCTCTGCTGAAGTCGCCCGCATCCGCAACTCCTTCCAGAGTCTGGAGTCTGAGGGGCCAGAAACCAAGATCTGA